A single region of the Bacteroidales bacterium genome encodes:
- the purB gene encoding adenylosuccinate lyase has translation MDSNLFSISPVDGRYFDKTQALQKYFSEYALIKYRVFVEIEYFIALKNLGLPMLKDIPEKKITSLKEIENTFSLEDVKKIKDIEKITNHDVKAVEYFLREKFDEIKLGEYKEFIHFGLTSQDINNTAFPIMLREALSNVIIPEIENFLQSLKEQIKSWSKIPMLARTHGQPASPTMLGKEMAVFEERIENQLALLKKIPASGKFGGATGNFNAHVVAFPKINWIKFANDFLKNELGLIRQQTTTQIEHYDVMADTFNVLSAINTIFIDYARDIWMYVMLEYFKQKVKKDEVGSSAMPHKVNPIDFENAEGNLGIANSLLRHFSEKLPISRLQRDLSDSTVIRNIGVPLAHMLIAIKSLQKGMDKLLINVDKINSDLNANWAVLAEAIQTILRRENYPDPYNALKSLTRGNATITKEILHEFIETLNINEAVKKELKNLTPENYTGIHI, from the coding sequence ATGGATTCTAATTTATTTTCTATATCTCCAGTAGATGGACGCTATTTCGATAAAACACAAGCTTTACAAAAATATTTTTCAGAATACGCTCTTATAAAATATCGTGTTTTTGTTGAAATAGAATATTTTATCGCATTAAAAAATCTCGGATTGCCGATGTTAAAAGATATTCCTGAGAAAAAAATAACATCGTTAAAAGAAATAGAAAACACATTTAGCCTTGAAGATGTAAAGAAAATAAAAGACATAGAAAAAATCACGAACCACGATGTAAAGGCTGTGGAGTATTTTTTGAGGGAAAAATTTGATGAGATAAAATTAGGCGAATACAAGGAATTTATACATTTTGGACTGACATCGCAGGATATTAACAACACAGCTTTTCCAATAATGTTGCGAGAAGCGTTAAGCAATGTGATAATTCCTGAAATTGAAAATTTTCTTCAAAGTTTAAAAGAGCAAATAAAATCGTGGAGCAAAATACCGATGCTTGCAAGAACGCATGGGCAGCCAGCTTCTCCCACTATGCTTGGAAAAGAAATGGCTGTTTTTGAAGAAAGAATCGAAAATCAGTTGGCGCTACTTAAAAAAATTCCTGCTAGCGGGAAATTTGGCGGAGCAACAGGAAATTTCAATGCTCATGTTGTTGCTTTTCCTAAAATAAATTGGATAAAATTTGCCAATGATTTTTTAAAAAACGAGCTTGGGCTTATTCGTCAACAAACAACTACCCAAATTGAGCATTATGATGTAATGGCAGACACCTTTAATGTTTTGTCTGCAATCAACACAATTTTCATTGATTATGCCAGAGATATTTGGATGTATGTCATGCTAGAATATTTTAAGCAAAAAGTAAAAAAAGACGAAGTTGGTTCTTCTGCAATGCCACATAAAGTAAATCCTATAGATTTTGAAAACGCAGAAGGCAACTTAGGTATAGCAAATTCATTACTTCGCCATTTCTCTGAAAAGCTGCCCATCTCTCGTTTACAAAGAGATTTGTCTGACTCTACTGTAATTAGAAATATCGGTGTTCCTCTGGCGCACATGCTTATAGCTATAAAATCTTTGCAAAAAGGTATGGATAAACTGTTGATAAATGTTGACAAAATAAACTCTGACCTAAATGCAAACTGGGCGGTTCTTGCTGAAGCAATTCAAACAATTTTAAGAAGAGAAAATTATCCCGATCCATATAATGCGTTAAAGTCTTTAACAAGAGGAAATGCAACTATTACAAAAGAAATTCTTCACGAATTTATAGAGACATTAAATATTAATGAAGCTGTAAAAAAAGAATTAAAAAACTTAACGCCTGAAAATTATACAGGGATTCACATATAG